From Arachis hypogaea cultivar Tifrunner chromosome 3, arahy.Tifrunner.gnm2.J5K5, whole genome shotgun sequence:
TCCATCACCTGTATCGTTCTTTGCTTTTTCGCTACAACACAACATTACCACTCAGTATCACATGAATCTATCTATGTAATGTAACAAATAAAACAGCAAGTAATCAAGTCACCATTTGCAGCCTCTTTGTAGTTCTCTTGAAGTCGTTTTCTTGCTGAAGCAAGTCTCTCCGCGTCAAAATTGCTCTCTTTTTGTCTCTGAAAATAATCCAACAATGGGTCGGTTTTTTAACTTGTTAAGCAAGTAAACTTAAGCTTATAAATCATATCCGTACGttttgaggaggaggaggagtggGAACCGATGGTAATGGCGATGGTGATTTTTGAGCTGGTTTTGGCAGAGCTTCTTTGCGAGGAATTGGTTTTGGTTCGGAAGACTCAAAATTGCCATCTGTATGAGCAGAGCAGTGAAGGGAACAGATCATGTATTAAACATTATACCAACCATTCCAAATCACACTACTATACTCACTCTCTGGATTTGGCGAGCATGCAAAATCAGGAATCTGCCAAAGGAATGGAACATTATAATCAATAAAGCAGCAAAGCATATGAATCATCATGCATAGTTCTTGAACTGAACCTGATGATGCCCATTTAGTTGATTCCTCTGCTGAGGCGAATCTTCATCATCACCTGCCATGCCAACAAGATAACATGAATCTCACTATTCACTGCAATTTTGACATAGAATAGAGAGATTACCAATGACAGTGCTAGCAGTAGCAGGTTCTCCAGGTGCCTTCAGCTTCACCCATTCATCTACAATTTCCTTCCACTTCCTATCCAAAGCAAACAAAACACTCAACTCATCTGTTACATGAATCAACCTTCATTCTTCAGCATATGCACTTAAAAAACAAAACCTGACAAGAAGCTTCACCAATCTGCGAACTTCACTGGAGGAATGCTTCCTTAACCGATTCACGTTCCTCCCAATGTCAGTTTCCTGCATGCATGAAtccaattaattaacaaaatcaaactACAATTCAACAAACAACACGAGCTTACCTCTAAAGCCTGGAATGTAATATCCATGTCCGCCAGATTCTGTAGCAACTCCGCCAACGAATCTTCCGACTATcaaacaacatcaaattcaaccaACACAAAACACATTCCTTAATTCTAACAACTAATTAATTAGCTGAAATTAAAAGAGGAAAAAAGGAGGGAGACCTGGTGAGGATCTTCAAGTTGGTGCTTAATTTCTAGAATCTTCTTCTGCTCGTCATCGAATAAGCCTCCAAAAGGATCCAAATCCTCGTCCTCTGACGATTTGTTTTGCTGATTGTGTGCTTCGACGGCATTTGCTTCGCAATTCAGACACCGGGGAGGCGTGGCAGTGGCGGCGTAAAGGCGCTCCACGATTCCGTCCCGGCGGCGCTTCAATTCGTCGGCGTTATCGGTGGAAGCGACGTCGATTGCAGCGTCAAAGAAAGCCCAAACGTCGACGCCGGCGGTGTCCAGTATGGATCGGAAATCATCCAAATCCATATCGGAAGCGTGGCACCAACCAAATCGATGGAGGGATTGGGATCCCACACGGAAACAACAATCTAATCTGATAATTCAAGTTTTGTGGATATTCGGAACAAAAACATTAATACAAGAATATACTCTATATTCTTTCTACCAAAAGCAAACTctaatttctttttttcattatttcttttcttggtttaaattgaaattcatattgaTTGATACTCATGCGTGTTTTTATAGTATGTTGACCAATGGCATCAGGATTTGTTATTTGTTGGTGTGGGAAACTGcctttctattcttttgttttctcCAATAAAGTAACAATTAATGTAATCTAAATCTTAatcactattatatattttttaatctcaaatatcttttttttaaatatattttcttttatctGTATTTGAAAGAAGGTATGGGCAAAAGGAGATGAACCACCAAAAACACAACAGAATGAATTGGAGAGCATCTGCATCTCACCTCACCTGCCGGCTGCTGCTATTTCTGTTTACTTTTCATTATAACCTTATCTAGCTAAATGCAGCTTAATTCTGACTTAGGCTTGTTGTCATATTTCgacactatttttaaaaaaaaaatttaataatatttttttagaaatttttttataaaattaaaagtgattttatgtttagatatttcatgtaaaaatatttttttatttatctattatatatttgaataaaataagataaaaatatttttttatttattttgtatgtataaaatatttttttaatgaaaaaagatcttttaaaaaatatgtaaattataattttttaaaaaagatattttttatttttttaatattttttttactattagaaatttatcaaacacactaaaagataaaaaaaagattttattattataaaaagaattttttatcgatttaatTGCCCCTAAATAAAcacttataaatttaattattaaatttttaaaaattttatttgagtctaaaatttcatattttatagTATAGTCTTTATTAATCTATTACTGATAAGAAAATTactaatctatttttttaaatatgatttaaaatatattttataattttattattaaatcaaAGATAATAACATAGCAAGAGAGTATACATAAAAGGGGAAGAATAAGGAGGGATGTGGTGTGTTGTTCTGATCCATTGTGGTGTATATATATGCAGATTGGATAATACTTTTCACAATAACACTAAAGCCAACaatatcatattttatttaattttgacttataaatttaattattagatttttaaaaattttatttgagtGTAAAACTTCGTATTTAATAGCATAGTCTTTATAATTTATTGCTgatgaaaaaaatttactaatcTGTTTCTTTAAAAGATGATATAaaacatattttataattttgttatctttcatttaattaaaaaaaattctctaaGATATGGCTGGAGAGTACACATAGAATAGGAAGAATAACGAGAGATGTATTGTGTTGTTCAGATCCATTAGGGCGTATATACATATAGATTGGATAATGCTTTTCACAAGGCACTAAAGTCAacaatatcaaattttatttaattctaaTACACATAGAATGGGAAGAAGAACAGAGATGTGTTGTGTTGTTCTGATACATTGTGATGTATATACATGCAGATTGAATAATGATTTTCACAAAGACACTAAAAGTCAACAATATCAAATTTTATCTAATCCTGACTTATAcgtttaattattaaatttttaaaattttattgagtCTAAAATTTCATATTTGATAGTATAATCTTTACTGAtctattaatgataaaaaaatttactaatttagtttttcaaatatgatttaaaatatattttataattttattatctttgATTTAATTTACAAAATGTCTTAGATGTAGTTAGAGAGTACACATAGAAGGGGAAGAATATCGAGGGATGTGTTGTGTCATTCTGATTCATTATGGCCTATATACATGCAGATTGAATAATACTTTTTACAATAACACTAAAGCCAacaatatcaaattttatttaattctgacttatatgtttaattattagatttttaaaaattttattttaatgtaaaaCTTCGTATTTGATAGCATAGTCTTTATTAATCTATTGCTGATGAAAAAATTTTACTTATGTGTTTCttttaaatatgatataaaacatattttataattttgttatctttgatttaataaaaaaaattctctaaGATGTGGCTGGAGAGTACATATAGAATAAGAAGAATAACGAGAGATGTGTTGTGTTGTTCTAATCTATTAGGGTGTATATACatgcatattttttttgaaagcatAGAGCTCAACACAATAGGTGGAGCAAAACAGAAAAAGTAAGAGAATACAATCAAACATATAGAAAGTAAGACCACAACACAAAGAAGAACCATCATGTCATTttcggcatagccatcaacaactaaAGGGATCCACACATTTTCACTCGTTGGAGCTCATCACGGTCATGTTGATAATCTCTTCAACCCTTTTGCTTGTATTCTGAAAAATTCTTCTAATCCAGATGTTCCAAATAATCGCACAGAAGCATTTCAATCGCTGCTCCCTATCCTCCTTTCTCCTCGGTTCCTCTGTCCAATATAAGAAATGCTCTTTCATCGAACCCGGAAAGAACCATAGGCGGCCAAATACTGATATTCATGCATTCCACACCTGCCAAGCAAATTCACAGCCAAGAAACAAGTTATGTACATGTTCGATATCTTTATTTCATAAAACACATAGATTATCCTCCTGATTTATAATCCCAAACTGATTTAGCCTTTCTTTTGTATTCACCCTACCTATTAAGACAAACTAAGAAAACAACTCCACTCTTGGTGGAACTAGACCTTTCTAAACAGTCTTAGTGAAGTTGTAGCTGGTAACCTCCTTCGGGAGTAATTCCTCCTAcaaaacctgcacaaatgagttagttgaaaaaatacCTTGTCTATCATATTTCCACATCACTCTATCCTCTCTATTATTTACTAACTTCACAGGTCCCAACTCCTCATGTAATTGGCTCAGAAGCTCTAACTCCCATTGAAATAGTTCTCGCCTCTattggaagttccaaatccactAAAACCCATctcaaaacccacaatcccctataacagatccacattggtttgaaacagagaaaagcCTAGGGAACCGATCCTTCAAAGATCCACAGAGTAACCATACATCCTCCCAAAACCGAGTATGTTGCCCATCTCCAACCACCATAGACAAGCCTGTAACCATCTTATCCCTTAAATGTTGATTCGTTATACATATCTGGCATATATCCTTCCATGGGCCTCCTCTAGTAGGTAACACTTGAGTTGACAGCAGCTCATTAAGGTTCAGATTATGACATGAACATACCACCTTCTTCCACAACGGGTATTCTTCCTTTGCAAactgccaccaccacttaaacagtaGTGCTGTGTTTCGAACCATAGCATCACCAACCTCCAATCCACCTAGTTTTTTTGGTACCTGCACTACTTCCCATCTTACTAATGCCATTCCAATACTaccatcctccttactccacaGGAACCTTCTCTACAGTGAAATCAATTTCTCAGCAACAACTTTTGGCATCTTAAACAGGCTCAAATAATATACTAGCAGACTATTCAATACTGACTTGATCAACACCAACTTTCCAACTTTGTTTAGTATTTTTTCTTTCCACAGAGTGAGCTTCTCCTCTACTTTGCCTATTATAGGTTTTCAGATCTTCACCAATCTCGGATTTACTCCTAAGGATATTCCAAGGTATTTAACTGGAAGTGTATCGCCCTTATAATCCAATAAGCTGCACATACTCTGGACCCAATGCTCGTCACAATTTATTGGTATCAAACTCGACTTGTAAAAATTAATACTGAGGCCTGATATCAACTCAAAGCATCTCAAAAGACGCTTGTAATTCTTGATAGTCTCCTCGTCTGGCAGACAAAACAGAATTGAATCATCAGCAAATTGAAGATGTGACAACTCTATACTATCTCTGCCAACCAACAATGGAGATATACGACCGTTCCTGACTGCTTCTCCAATCATTCGATGTAGCACATCCACAACCAAAACAAATAAGAAAGGAGAAAGCAGGTCACCTTGTCTCAAACTTCTTTCTATCTTGAATGGCTTGGACGGCGAGCCATTTATCAAAACTGACATAGAAGCTGTGGCCACACACTCCATAACCCAGAATCTCCACCTCTGCCTAAACCCCATCTTTTCCAGCACTAAGTCCACAAAGCTCCACTTGACTCTATCATATGCTTTTTAAAAGTCTAGCTTGATTATTGCTACCTCCTTTTTTCTCAATTTAAGCAAGTTTACTGTTTCACACGCAATAAGTGCCCCATCATGTATCTTCCTTTCCTTTACAAATGCATTCTAAGTCTCCCTACTAATGTTAGCATAACTGTTCTCATCCTCCTAACTAGCACATTCGATATAACCTTGTATACACACCCAACCATACTAATAGGCCTCAGATCTTTAATCCCCTTCGCACCGATGAACTTCGGCGCCAGCGCCACCCAAGTGATATTGGTATCCTTCAGTAACCTGGCTGTCTGAAAAAACCCCAACACTGTTGCCGTGAATTCAGATCCCAACTCTCCCCAACACCTCTTAATGAAATTCATGTTATACCTGTCACACCCTGATGCCTTTGAGGACTCACAATCCCATACAGCCTCTCTGATCTCCTCAACTGACGGTATCGTCTCCAAACTCACAAAATCCTCCTGATCTATCCTACCCACCAGACCGTCCCTGAAACCCAACCTAGGAGAATGTTCCTGGTGATATAATTCTTTATAGAACTCTCTGATAGCAATCTTgatccttgcttgattccttacTAGTCTTCTGTTAATGACCAATGTATCAATCCTATTATTCCGCCTTCTTGCTGAAGCTATATTGTGAAAGTATCTTGTGTTTTTGTCCATATCATTTGCTTGCCTAGATCGAGACATCTGTTTCCAGTGGACCTCCTCTCTCACATACCACCTCTCACAACAAGTAACGAACGCCTTTCTTTTAGCCTCCATTATTTCATCATACACTCCATTGCTAACTATGTCATCAATTCTCTTAATTTCTTCCTCAAACTTTGTAATCTTCTTATCCATCTCACCAAAATTGGTTTTATGCCATCTCCCCAACGAAATTGTCAGAGCCTTCAATTTTTCTGTGAACTGTAACTCCCCCAATCCTCTCCACTCCTCCTTAACCATTCTAAGAAAGCCTTCATGTGTAAACCAGGAATCTAGACTTCGGAATGGCCTTGGACCTCCCCTCAACTTTTTGTCTTACACTATTATAGGACAATGATCTGACAAACCTCACGGTCCTCCTCGTAACCAAGACTCAAAAAATTCTTCTATCCACTCCAAGCTAACCAGAACTCTATCTATACGACTGCAAGAACGCCCTCAAAACCAAGTGAACTTGCGATCAGTGAGCGGCAAGTCCACTAAGTGCATATCCTGTATCCAATCTTTAAAATCTTCCGCAAACCAAGGTAGGACAGttgtatcttttctttcttctacatGTACTATTTCATTGAAGTCTCCCATGTAACAACAAGGAACCTAGCATAACCCAGCCATGTAACTCATCTCCTCCCACACATGAATCTTTGCATCCCTATCATGGGCACCATAAACCAAGAAAAAAATACAATTGAAACTACTCTTTAACCGAATGCCTTCAACACATAACCACCTCTCTCCCTTATAGCAGTTATTCATTTTAAACATTAATTCATCTCATATTAACAACAGACCACCTGCTGCTCCATTAGAACCTACATATTCCCACCGCGCACCATCTTGCTCCCACACCCTTGCAACATCAAGTCTCGTCACTTCCTGCCTTTTAGTCTCAATCAATCCCAATATGTCTAATCTATGTTTACTCCTTAGGTCCTTTACCATTCTAATCTTCCCATCACCCCGTAACCCCCTCACATTCCAACAACTAAAAATCATTAATAATTCTTTTGACACACTTGTTTTTATGCTTGGGTCTGCATCGTCTCAATTTTGCCTTCTgatttgccatttttcttttgcGATCTATTTCTTCATTCTGCGCTTGAAGAATTGCCATAATGTCGTCGTCCTCATTGTATAACACAACCCCCGACTCCTTTGCCAACTCCCACGTCCTCCTGTTCTCTATCATCTGCTCTTCCAATTTTGAGCATTGAGTATCACTGTTGTCCGCAGCATTCACACCTTCCTCATGCCCAAGTTCCTCATGCCCAATATCATTTCCTCCAATACCATCCGCAGCATTCACACCATTATCATGCCCAAGATTATCCCCTCGAGCACCACCATCATCCTTTCCGAGAGCCCTTCTCCCTCCACTTTCACCAAGAACCAGTCCTCCAATTAATCCTAATGCAAGCCGGTCCCCAGTTGCGTCACAAGGCCCTGTAATTGCGCATCTCCCTTGAGCACACCCACCCACCGAAGCCACCTCAACAATCTCATTGGTTTCCTCAGCCTCGCTGGCTCCACTCCCCTACTGTATCGCCTTACCATCAACCCCAATAATGGTTATGGCTTTCTGCAGATCTGTCTTGCCGCTAACCTCACATCCAGGATCGTCACCCGCCGTCTCACTCGACCCAATCCCGTTAGTTCTGATGCGGTCCGGCCCACTACCAGCCTCGCATCCACGATCGCCAGCCTCAGTCACATCCAGCCCGGTCTCATCTTTTTCGACGCGGTCATCCCCATCGCGACGCAACCTGCTCCCCAATTCTACCGGCCGTTGCTTTCGTCTGGTGCTAGCCCCTGCGTGAATGCCGACGGCACCCTCGAATACCACACTCTGATAGTTGCTTCCAACCCTTTCACCTATAGCATTGTGGGACACATGCCTTGCCCTACCCGAATTCCCCAACCCAAGCCCGTATTCTGCATTGCTTTCTTTAGAGGAGGTTGGGCCCAGCACGCCCTTAGTTCGCTCCACATTCTTTTTGTTTTGGCTAGCCCACATCTCATTTAGGCCATGAGATCTTTGGGTTTTTGGTGTTTCCTTGGTGGACTGCCTTTTCAGCCCATTAAGAACACAAGTAACTGTTCTCTCAGACTCTGCCTTATAATTCATAACGGTCCCTCCCCCATAATCAGTCATCCCAATATTATCGCCATTAACTACCTGATTTGTTGCGATTTTCATGCCGTTGTGATAATTGTTGCCATTaatccattcattcaaaattttatcaaaaataacCACCTTACCCTCGTCTTTTACCTCTTCCCTTGTCACCAACATCAACAGCTCTTCGTCCTGACCACCCTCATGCAAAGATTCTGTTTGGCATCTCTGCCCTATGTCCGTTCCTAGACCCAGACGTGGTTTACCGTGGCTCCATTGCTCAACATTTTTTATCCCATCATCACTAGGTCTTTCTTTGCACTGCATGTTACACGCCTCATGTCCAAGTTCCTTCACCAATACATCAAAGCCTCCAGTACCAACAGTGATGTGGATCCATTTTTGAATTACGTCCATTACACACGTATCAATCTGCACCCGACCTACAGTAAAAGAACTACATAATTCCGTCTCTCTATCACACCCAACTACTTCACCCCACTGGCCTCCTATCATTTTGAAAGTGTCGACAGACCATGCATGCAGCGGAACCCCAAAGCATTCGAGCCACACTCTGCGAGTTTCACTCTGCTCCGACTCCTCCCACCTCCATACACTGTGAAACAATTGTAAAAGGCTATTCATGTATAAGGTGTATGTTTCTTCAGTATGCATAGTACTATCAAAAATCAGGAGAGCTTTGTATGCTCCCATTTTCTGAATCTGTACGACATTAGGTAGGTTCTTCGCAACTACTTGCTTCAAAGAATCAAAATTAATAGGCTTCGTCATACCCTCTACAAGACTTCTCCGCAGCCATTCTAAATTATCTTCCGCCATTACTATTTCTACCTTCTTCGTCCATCCATTACCATGCGAGTCCTTCTCGATTTCCTTTGTCGGTAAATCATGGCCTGATGACAAGGCACCATTCTAAACTACTTCTCTATGTGGCTGCCGAGTTGTGCGATTTTGTGTGTCATTTCCTCTTTGTGTGTGATTTATGTTTGTTATTCCCGACATTCTTCTATACTTTGCCTCCCCCACAAAAATAACCTTACCTCTCAGTCTCAGTCTGTTCATTTTCGCTATAGCTTTCAACGCCTTTCCCTCGGTTGTGTATCGGATGAAAGCAAATAGGTATACATTTCCACTTTTTTGTTTCCGAGATAGATATATATCATTGATGCGTCTCGTCCAGTTGAACAAATGAAACAACTCTCTCTTCGATATGTCTTCTGGAAGGTTACTTACAAAAATAGAGAAGGATTCGTTCTCTAGCCGCCGATACTCTTCTCGATTCCGAACCCGAGGATCATTGCCATGCTCCCTAATTCTAGCCCTCCCTGTGTGAAAAGCAATATACATGCAGATTGGATAATGCTTTTCACAAAGGCACTAAAGGCAacaatatcaaattttatttaattctgACACACATAAAATGAGAAGAAGAACAGAGATGTATTGTGTTGTTCTGATTCATTGTGACGTATATACATGCATATTGGATAATGATTTTCACAAAGGCACTAAAAGCCAACAATATCAAATTTTATCTAATTCTGACTTATACgtttaattattagatttttaaaattttatttaagtttaaaatttcCATATTTGATAATATGGTCTTTACTAATCTATTACTggtaaaaaaatttactaatctatttttttaaatatgatttaaaataaatttattttattatctttgatttaattaaaaaaatgtctAGATGTAACTAGAGAGTACACATAGAAAGGAAAGAATAACGAGGGATGTGTTGTGTTGTTCTGATCTATTGTGGCGTACATACATGCATATATGCAGATTGAATAATATTTTTCACAAGAATACTAAAGTCAacaatatcaaattttatttaattctgacttataagtttaattttagatttttaaaaattttatttaagtgtAAAACTTCGTATTTGATAGCATAGTATTTATTAATCTATTGTCgatgaaaaaaatttactaatctgtttcttttaaaaatgatataaaacatattttataattttgttatctttgatttaattaaaaaaatttaagatatggCTGGAGAGTACACATAAAATAGGAAGAATAATGAGAGATGTGTTGTGTTGTTCAGGGAGCATATACTTGCAGATTGGATAATGCTTTTCACAAAAGCACTAAAGGCAacaatatcaaattttatttaattctgACACACATAGAATGGGAAGAATAATAGAGATGTGTTGTGTTGTTCTGATCCATTGTGACGTATATACATGCAGATTGGAtaataattttcataaaaatattaaaagccAACAATATCAAATTTTATCTAATTCTGACTTATACgtttaattattagatttttaaaattttatttgagtctaaAATTTCATATTTGATAGTATAGTCTTTATTAatctattattgataaaaaaaatttactaatctatttttttaaatatgatttaaaatatattttataattttattatctttgatttaattaaaaaaattggctGGAATGTGGCTAAAGAGTACACATCGAAGAGAAAGAATAACAAAAGATTTATTGTGTTGACACACATAGaatgggaagaacaacaaaaatGTGTTGTGTTGTTCATCCATTAGGGCGTATATACATGCAGATTGGATAATACTTTTTACAAAGGCACTaaagtcaataatatcaaattttatttagTTCTGACACACATAGAATGAGAAGAATAACAAGATGCATTGTGTTGCTTTGATTCATTGTGCCGTATATACATGCAGATTGGATAACGATTTTCATAAAAGCACTAAAAGccaataatatcaaattttattagatttaattattagatttttaaaattttatttgagtctGAAATTTCATATTTAATAGTATAGTCTTTACTAATCTATTGCTGATAAAAAAGATTTACTAATCTATTTCTTTTaagtataatttaaaatttattttataactttgttatctttgatttaattgaaaaaaattgtctGAGATCGGGCTAGAGAGTACACACAAAATGGGAAGAATAACGAGAGATGTATTGTGTTAACACACATAGAATGGGAAGAACAAAGATGTGTTGTGTTGTTCGCGTATATACATGCATATTAGATAATGCTTTTTACAAAGACACTCAAGCCAacaatatcaaattttatttaattcCGACTTACAAgtttaattattagatttttaaaagttttatttgagtctaaaattttatatttaatagtatagtCTTTATTAATTTATTGCTGATAGAAAAAgtttattaatctatttttttaaaatgtaatttaaaacatattttataattttgttatctttgatttatttaaaaaaattgtgtgGGATGTTGCTAGAGACTACAAATAAAATGGAAAGAATAACAAAAGATGTATTGTGTTGTTCTGATGGATTGTGGCGTATATACATGCAGATTGGATAATCACTAAAGCAacaatatcaaattttatttaattcttttaattattagatttttaaaaattttatttgagtcCAAAATTTCATATTTCATAGTATATTCTCTATTAATCTGttgctaataaaaaaaatttactaatctatttattttaaatatgatttaaaatatatttataattttgttatctttgatttaattaaaaaaattgtttgggATGTGGCTAATGTTACAGTGGCGAATTTAAGGGGGCCTAAGATGGCCGAGTAAATCCCTATAGTAGTTCCCGAGATTCGCGTGATTACTTAATGTAGTCTTCAAGATCTCGATTTTTTCATTGTAGTCCTCCAGATAGAGCTCCGAGTATTCATAATGGTCCCTGGACATATTTCTAGTAATGAGTCATTACCGGAGCACTTACGTGGTGtcattttgccacgctggatggCTCCAACAGCTAGCTGAGCTGGTTCATTTCTAATTTATACCCATATTGGTCCTTTCCACTATATTTAACCCTAAATTCCCAAATTTTGATAAACAGCTACAAACAACTCAGTTATATTTGAAATTCTACAGTTACCTAAAAAATCAATCATAATCCATTAACTAAGCTACAAAACTTCACCTATAAATTTAACACTCCGCTGAATAAATTCAACACTCAATAATAAAAGATTTGTAATAGAAAGAATATCAATCTGAGATAACCCAAGAAAGAGAAGTACTAGCACAGATGGGTTAAGGAACTGCAAAACTACAAGGCACAAATAATAATTATGCAAAACATCTTTCCCTGCTATAATCTAAGTCAGGAACTTTGTTAACA
This genomic window contains:
- the LOC112791182 gene encoding probable mediator of RNA polymerase II transcription subunit 26c, with amino-acid sequence MDLDDFRSILDTAGVDVWAFFDAAIDVASTDNADELKRRRDGIVERLYAATATPPRCLNCEANAVEAHNQQNKSSEDEDLDPFGGLFDDEQKKILEIKHQLEDPHQSEDSLAELLQNLADMDITFQALEETDIGRNVNRLRKHSSSEVRRLVKLLVRKWKEIVDEWVKLKAPGEPATASTVIGDDEDSPQQRNQLNGHHQIPDFACSPNPENGNFESSEPKPIPRKEALPKPAQKSPSPLPSVPTPPPPQNRQKESNFDAERLASARKRLQENYKEAANAKKQRTIQVMDLHELPKPKAKNVFFGKNKGGMGSQGRKW
- the LOC140183568 gene encoding uncharacterized protein — protein: MVKEEWRGLGELQFTEKLKALTISLGRWHKTNFGEMDKKITKFEEEIKRIDDIVSNGVYDEIMEAKRKAFVTCCERWYVREEVHWKQMSRSRQANDMDKNTRYFHNIASARRRNNRIDTLVINRRLVRNQARIKIAIREFYKELYHQEHSPRLGFRDGLVGRIDQEDFVSLETIPSVEEIREAVWDCESSKASGCDRYNMNFIKRCWGELGSEFTATVLGFFQTARLLKDTNITWVALAPKFIGAKGIKDLRPISMVGCVYKVISNVLVRRMRTVMLTLVGRLRMHL